Proteins encoded in a region of the Pseudomonas shahriarae genome:
- a CDS encoding sigma-70 family RNA polymerase sigma factor, which translates to MDTATDGQQQLHLLYRDHHGWLQGWLRKRLGDREHAADVAQDTFLRLLVSGRFPGAQESRSYLTQIARNLVIDQWRRLRIERAYLQSIAHLPEPESPSLETRALILETLMQIDAMLDRMPENVRRAFLLSQFEGLTYAQIAERLGVTVSSVQKYMTRAIIACYQVVYEE; encoded by the coding sequence ATGGACACCGCGACTGACGGCCAGCAACAGCTTCATCTCCTGTACCGCGACCATCATGGCTGGCTGCAAGGCTGGCTGCGCAAGCGCCTGGGCGACCGCGAGCACGCCGCCGACGTGGCGCAGGACACCTTCCTGCGCCTGCTGGTGTCGGGGCGTTTTCCCGGTGCCCAAGAAAGCCGCAGCTACCTGACGCAGATCGCCCGCAACCTGGTGATCGACCAATGGCGCCGCTTGCGCATCGAGCGCGCCTACCTGCAAAGCATTGCCCACTTGCCGGAACCCGAGTCGCCGAGCCTGGAAACCCGCGCGTTGATCCTCGAAACCCTGATGCAGATCGACGCCATGCTCGACCGCATGCCCGAGAACGTGCGCCGCGCGTTCCTGCTGTCGCAGTTCGAAGGCCTGACCTACGCGCAGATCGCCGAACGCCTGGGGGTGACGGTCAGCTCGGTGCAGAAGTACATGACCCGCGCGATCATCGCCTGCTACCAGGTGGTCTACGAAGAATGA